From the genome of Triticum aestivum cultivar Chinese Spring chromosome 3B, IWGSC CS RefSeq v2.1, whole genome shotgun sequence, one region includes:
- the LOC123070114 gene encoding uncharacterized protein — protein sequence MHAPSPPAEEMEREVELVQAFQAIEAAAQRFFVTYQQVVAAVCAMMEVSGKRALFVPASSTFWFDMKKEYNDRWRVETVEEGGNHMIIAALCYLPLSCRGCSRVIGNACQLPFVG from the exons ATGCATGCACCTTCACCGCCTGCAG AGGAAATGGAAAGAGAGGTGGAGCTGGTGCAGGCTTTCCAGGCCATCGAGGCGGCCGCGCAGAGGTTCTTCGTCACGTACCAACAGGTCGTGGCGGCGGTGTGTGCCATGATGGAGGTGTCGGGCAAACGGGCGCTGTTCGTGCCAGCGAGCTCCACATTCTGGTTCGACAT GAAGAAAGAGTACAATGATCGTTGGAGAGTGGAGACGGTGGAAGAGGGTGGGAACCACATGATCATTGCAGCGCTTTGCTACTTACCATTGTCATGTAGAGGGTGCTCCCGGGTGATTGGCAATGCATGCCAGTTACCATTTGTTGGTTAG